The following proteins come from a genomic window of Nicotiana tomentosiformis chromosome 12, ASM39032v3, whole genome shotgun sequence:
- the LOC138902838 gene encoding uncharacterized protein: MCEDSREEGSPPARWSEFANAFIDHFLPAETKAARAVEFETLKQGSKNVWEYYIEFMRLWKYAVHMMLTMEARVCRFVQGLSPLVINEAATTALNSDMNYGKMMAFAQATEAQKLKLRMERKGSRRARSAGNLGDLFGGGRSSFQGGSSGPSQSYAQSSASAPPSGHNQQ, translated from the coding sequence ATGTGTGaggattcccgtgaggaggggagccctccggcgagatggagtgagtttgcgaatgccttcatagaccatttcttgcctgccgagactaaggcagcccgagctgtggagtttgagacccttaaacagggtagtaAGAATGTGTGGGAGTATTACATAGAGTTTATGCGCCTGTGGAAGTATGCTGTTCATATGATGCTGACTATGGAGGCAAGAGTGtgtcgatttgtgcagggccttagccctttggttattaatgaggctgccacaactgctctaaattctgacatgaactatggaaagatgatGGCATTTGCCCAAGCTACAGAGGCTCAAAAAttaaagctcaggatggaacgAAAGGGCAGTAGAAGGGCCCGATCAGCAGGCAACCTTGGGGATTTGTTCGGAGGTGGGAGATCATCTTTTcagggaggatcatcagggccatcccagtcttatgctcagtcttcagctagtgccccgcCATCAGGGCATAATCAGCAGTAG